AAGTACTGCAATCACGATCGATATAAACGAAATCTCCAGATGTTCCCACAGAAGCTGCAGGAAGAATCCTTTCCGCTCCAACACCAGGGTACAAATATCATTTAACATATTGATCTCCTTCTTACGATTGCCTCAGCCGGACAGTTCTCAGCACAGAGTCCGCAGTGCAGGCAGTGTTCCTGCTGTATCCTGTACGGTTTCCCTTCCTTTATGCAACGCTGCGGACAGATGCTTTGACAGCTGCCGCACTGTGTACATGACGTCGAAATCATAAATCCGCTCTCCACCCCGGATGCCGCCCCGATTGAAAAGCTTTCCCTGTAGACGGGCTGTACACCCAGATCAAAGAACTCTAACGCCGCGTCTTCGATGCAAAAAGGCTCCAGGATATATCTGGTATTCCCCGGGTATACATCCCGCATCGCCGGGTTTTCCTCAAAAATCCGGTCAATCCAAGCTCTTTGATGATCCAGTTTTTTTACCCGTCCTTCCAGCCGAACCATCTGAAACCGGCGATTCATCCCTGTCACCGCAACCTCCGGTCTGTCCGTCAGCTGCCTGTAAAATGCCTTGCCTCTGGCCGTACAGAAGATCAGTCTGTTGTCTTCCGCCAGCATCACGTCAATGATCCGTATCCTTGGTCTTCCTTCCCCATCCGCGGTGGCGAAAGCAACATCTTTGATCTCTCTGAGAATCTGCAGACAATCCTGTGCGTTCATAATTACCTCCCTCTTACTTTTCCCGTTTTCTGTTCTTTTATAGCATAATTGAAATCAATATTTTTGATAAGTACGCACAAAAAAGTAGCATAGTATCTATTCGATACTATGCTGCTTTTTCAGAAAATCTCTGCTGTTCTTCCCTTCATCAAAACGCCGAGATCAGCGAGCACCCTATCCAGTGCTGCAAGTGTCCGTCTGACTTTTTCTTCCCGGCAGTTCTCACCCATATGTCCGATACGGATCACCTGTCCCGCCATGACATCAAAGGATCCGGCAATCAGAATATTGTGCTCCGTCTTCATCTTATCCAGAATATCTGCCGCTTGAGCGGGCTTAGGCACTTCGAACACCGTCACCGTGCCACAGAAACCGTCCTCCTGGTACAGTTTCAGTCCGCAGGAGGTCAGCGCCCGGCGGACCCGTGCTGCGATCTTCTGATGACGCGCCACGATATCAGGTTCCCGCCTGATATTCTCAAGCGCTGCTCTCAGTCCGCAAATATCACTGACCGGCATCGTATACGGGAACCACTGGTTTTCATAATAGTCTTCAAAGGTAAGCAGATTCGCATAAAAAGAAGCGATGGGTGTCTTTCTGTTTTTCATGGCAGACCTCGCATCCTGACTTAAAGTCACCAGCGTCAGGCCAGGAGGCGCCGAGATTGCTTTCTGTGATCC
The Ruminococcus gauvreauii genome window above contains:
- a CDS encoding pyridoxamine 5'-phosphate oxidase family protein; protein product: MNAQDCLQILREIKDVAFATADGEGRPRIRIIDVMLAEDNRLIFCTARGKAFYRQLTDRPEVAVTGMNRRFQMVRLEGRVKKLDHQRAWIDRIFEENPAMRDVYPGNTRYILEPFCIEDAALEFFDLGVQPVYRESFSIGAASGVESGFMISTSCTQCGSCQSICPQRCIKEGKPYRIQQEHCLHCGLCAENCPAEAIVRRRSIC
- a CDS encoding pyridoxal-phosphate-dependent aminotransferase family protein, whose amino-acid sequence is MYEIMTPGPTAVAENVRMARSRECTNPDLDPQFYEFYRDTCRMFSELVRTENETLILGGEGILGLEAACASLTEAGDRVLVLDNGVFGKGFQDFVSMYGGDAVLYTTDYRKPIDPAALQTYLEQDSDFKYATVVHCDTPSGMCNDVAAICPLLKSYGILTVVDSVSAMFGEQMDADDFQIDVLLGGSQKAISAPPGLTLVTLSQDARSAMKNRKTPIASFYANLLTFEDYYENQWFPYTMPVSDICGLRAALENIRREPDIVARHQKIAARVRRALTSCGLKLYQEDGFCGTVTVFEVPKPAQAADILDKMKTEHNILIAGSFDVMAGQVIRIGHMGENCREEKVRRTLAALDRVLADLGVLMKGRTAEIF